From one Candidatus Amarolinea dominans genomic stretch:
- a CDS encoding J domain-containing protein, whose translation MQPRDYYHILGVDRKASEKDIKKAYRRLAREHHPDLNPGDKRAEDRFKDINEAHEVLSDPEKRAKYDRFGAQWQQYEQSGGRPGGFDWSQWAGPGQGGATTQQFTADDLQRMYASAGTGGFSDFFESLFGGAGQRRSSTNPAAGAGRGQSRVRRGQDIEQTLEITLEEAFNGTTRLLQRDDNSTGEVHIPKGVQTGSRVRVSGVGSAGTAGGNAGDLYLKIAVKPHPVFERRGDDLVAKAPVDLYTAILGGNVQVPTMTGPVMLTVPPETANGKTIRLRGQGMPLVKGDEQRGDLYIEVQVTTPRNLSPREMELFKQLADLRKAGGAS comes from the coding sequence ATGCAACCCAGAGATTACTATCATATTCTCGGTGTGGACCGCAAGGCCAGCGAAAAGGACATCAAGAAAGCCTATCGCAGATTGGCTCGCGAACATCACCCTGACCTGAATCCCGGTGACAAGCGCGCCGAAGATCGCTTCAAGGACATCAACGAAGCGCATGAGGTGCTATCTGACCCGGAGAAGCGGGCCAAGTACGATCGTTTTGGCGCACAATGGCAGCAGTACGAGCAGTCTGGTGGCCGTCCCGGTGGTTTTGACTGGTCACAGTGGGCCGGGCCTGGCCAGGGCGGCGCGACCACGCAACAATTCACTGCGGACGATCTGCAGCGAATGTACGCCAGCGCGGGTACGGGCGGTTTTTCGGATTTCTTTGAATCGCTGTTTGGCGGTGCGGGCCAGCGCAGATCAAGCACAAATCCTGCTGCGGGTGCGGGCCGCGGCCAAAGCCGGGTGCGCCGCGGGCAGGATATTGAGCAGACGCTGGAGATTACCCTGGAAGAGGCGTTCAACGGCACGACGCGCTTGTTGCAGCGTGACGACAACAGCACAGGCGAGGTGCATATTCCCAAAGGCGTGCAGACCGGCTCGCGGGTGCGCGTCAGCGGTGTGGGCAGTGCGGGAACGGCCGGTGGGAACGCGGGTGACCTTTATCTGAAGATTGCAGTCAAACCACACCCGGTGTTCGAACGGCGCGGGGATGATCTGGTCGCGAAGGCACCCGTTGATTTGTATACGGCTATCCTGGGTGGCAATGTGCAGGTGCCGACGATGACGGGGCCGGTAATGCTTACTGTTCCGCCGGAGACGGCCAATGGCAAGACGATTCGCCTGCGTGGGCAGGGGATGCCATTGGTCAAAGGCGACGAGCAGCGCGGCGATCTGTACATCGAAGTGCAGGTGACGACGCCGCGCAATCTCAGCCCGCGTGAAATGGAACTATTCAAGCAATTGGCCGACCTGCGCAAGGCAGGGGGCGCCTCATGA
- a CDS encoding DinB family protein has translation MTHEEILAQEDAGWQALMAAVEGLSDADWLLPGAAGEWTLKNVAAHLCSWQEETLNVLPDMARQIIAGVKEPRRYDIDAWNAEQYAQRQEQSLAEVRSGLLTTRAALLAMIQRMPAEWLARYKHMRNWIAAVTYEHYAEHVEMIHAWRAAA, from the coding sequence ATGACACACGAGGAAATTTTGGCACAGGAAGATGCGGGCTGGCAGGCGCTGATGGCGGCTGTCGAGGGGTTGAGCGATGCGGACTGGCTGCTGCCGGGCGCGGCCGGGGAGTGGACGTTGAAAAACGTGGCCGCACATCTCTGTTCCTGGCAGGAGGAGACGCTGAACGTGCTGCCTGACATGGCGCGTCAGATCATCGCCGGGGTCAAGGAGCCGCGACGTTACGACATAGACGCCTGGAACGCGGAGCAGTACGCGCAACGCCAGGAGCAGTCGCTGGCGGAGGTGCGCAGCGGGCTGTTGACGACGCGCGCCGCGCTGCTGGCGATGATTCAACGCATGCCGGCCGAGTGGTTGGCGAGGTACAAGCACATGCGCAACTGGATCGCGGCGGTGACCTATGAGCATTACGCCGAACATGTGGAGATGATCCACGCCTGGCGCGCTGCAGCTTGA
- the lon gene encoding endopeptidase La codes for MQPDDSNDRVASIPRDLPILPLRNTVAYPFSVLPLVVGVPRSVKLIEDALQGNRLIGLVSMKDGSVEEPLPGQVFEIGTVAMIHRVVRAPDNTLQVVVQGLERLKVEYWLGAEPYLRAYIALAPDIVQQDVELEALERSLRELAQEVIALSPNMPEDAGKFLDQVQDSRYLAYLIAANSRLEMAEGQKILEMDNVKDKFRALMVHLTREKEVLTLGQKIQSEAREEMDKAQREYYLRQQLRAIQKELGEADESQSAVSDYRQKIEDAGLPEEAKKEAQRELKRLDGMPPQAAEHSVIKTYLDWLIELPWNKLSEDQLEIVHARQVLDEDHYDLQEVKDRILEFLAVRKLVQERGVRAEPGEEEKVSEAMGAILCFVGPPGVGKTSLGQSIARALGRKFTRMSLGGMRDEAEIRGHRRTYIGALPGRIIQAIKRAGTRNPVFMLDEVDKIGNDWRGDPSSALLEVLDPAQNHAFRDHYLDVDFDLSDVIFITTANTLETIPPPLRDRMEIIQLDGYTEREKIKIAQGFLVPRQIRANGLREGEVTFGEEALRKTVQDYTREAGVRNLERQIGAICRKSAVKIAAGEVQAIAVTPEIVREYLKRERFESEASEAIEIPGIATGLAVTAVGGDILFIEATGMRGKGGLTLTGQLGDVMRESAQIAHSYVRSKAAALGVDADKFEQTDVHIHVPAGAVPKDGPSAGITMVTAMASLFSGRPVRSDVGMTGEVTLRGRVLPIGGVKMKVLAAHRAGLTTIILPKRNERDLEDLPDDVRQAMTFVPVDRIDEALAVALLPVER; via the coding sequence ATGCAACCGGACGATAGTAACGATCGCGTGGCAAGTATTCCACGTGATCTCCCCATCTTGCCACTGCGCAATACGGTGGCCTATCCGTTTTCTGTTCTCCCCCTGGTGGTGGGGGTTCCGCGCTCGGTCAAGCTGATCGAGGACGCCCTGCAAGGCAACCGGCTGATTGGCCTGGTTTCGATGAAGGATGGCTCGGTCGAGGAGCCGCTGCCCGGCCAGGTGTTCGAGATTGGCACCGTGGCCATGATTCACCGCGTGGTGCGCGCGCCCGACAACACACTGCAGGTGGTGGTGCAGGGGCTGGAGCGCCTGAAGGTCGAATACTGGTTGGGCGCGGAGCCTTACCTGCGTGCCTATATTGCCCTGGCGCCCGACATCGTGCAGCAAGATGTGGAGCTGGAGGCGCTGGAGCGCAGCCTGCGCGAACTGGCCCAGGAAGTGATCGCGCTTTCGCCCAACATGCCGGAGGACGCGGGCAAGTTTCTCGATCAAGTGCAGGATTCACGCTACCTGGCCTATCTGATTGCCGCCAACTCCCGGTTGGAAATGGCCGAGGGTCAGAAGATCCTGGAGATGGACAATGTCAAGGATAAGTTTCGCGCCTTGATGGTGCATCTGACGCGCGAAAAAGAAGTGCTGACGCTGGGTCAGAAGATCCAGAGCGAGGCCCGTGAGGAGATGGACAAGGCGCAGCGCGAGTATTACCTGCGCCAGCAACTGCGCGCGATTCAGAAGGAACTGGGCGAGGCGGACGAGAGTCAGAGTGCGGTCAGCGACTATCGCCAGAAAATCGAGGATGCCGGCCTGCCCGAAGAGGCCAAGAAGGAAGCGCAGCGTGAATTGAAGCGCCTGGACGGGATGCCGCCGCAGGCAGCCGAACATTCGGTCATCAAGACCTATTTGGACTGGCTGATCGAGCTGCCCTGGAACAAGCTGAGCGAGGATCAGCTCGAAATTGTCCATGCGCGCCAGGTGTTGGATGAGGATCACTACGACCTGCAAGAGGTCAAGGACCGCATTCTGGAGTTCCTGGCGGTGCGCAAACTTGTGCAGGAGCGCGGCGTGCGTGCGGAGCCAGGCGAGGAGGAGAAGGTCAGCGAGGCGATGGGCGCCATCCTCTGCTTCGTGGGGCCGCCGGGCGTGGGCAAGACCAGCCTGGGGCAGAGCATTGCGCGCGCGCTGGGGCGCAAGTTCACGCGCATGAGCCTGGGCGGGATGCGTGACGAGGCGGAGATTCGCGGGCACCGGCGCACCTACATCGGCGCGCTGCCCGGGCGCATCATCCAGGCCATCAAGCGCGCCGGCACGCGCAACCCGGTTTTCATGCTCGACGAGGTGGATAAGATCGGCAACGATTGGCGCGGCGATCCAAGCAGCGCGCTGCTGGAAGTGCTCGACCCGGCGCAAAATCATGCATTTCGCGATCACTACCTGGATGTGGACTTCGATCTGAGCGACGTCATCTTCATCACAACGGCCAACACGCTGGAGACCATCCCACCGCCGCTGCGTGACCGCATGGAGATTATTCAACTCGATGGCTACACCGAGCGTGAGAAGATCAAGATCGCGCAGGGCTTCCTGGTGCCCCGGCAGATCAGAGCCAATGGTCTGCGTGAAGGCGAGGTGACATTTGGCGAGGAGGCGCTGCGCAAGACGGTGCAGGATTACACGCGCGAAGCTGGCGTGCGCAATCTGGAACGCCAGATTGGCGCCATTTGCCGCAAGAGCGCGGTGAAGATTGCCGCGGGCGAGGTGCAGGCCATCGCGGTGACGCCAGAGATCGTGCGCGAGTATCTGAAGCGCGAACGCTTCGAATCAGAGGCGAGCGAGGCGATCGAGATTCCGGGCATCGCGACCGGCCTGGCGGTGACCGCGGTGGGCGGCGACATACTCTTCATCGAGGCGACGGGGATGCGCGGCAAGGGCGGTCTGACGCTGACCGGGCAACTGGGCGATGTGATGCGCGAGAGCGCACAGATTGCGCATAGCTATGTCCGCTCCAAGGCCGCCGCGCTGGGGGTGGACGCGGATAAGTTCGAGCAGACCGATGTGCATATTCACGTACCCGCGGGCGCGGTGCCCAAGGATGGGCCGTCGGCCGGGATCACGATGGTGACGGCGATGGCAAGTCTCTTCAGCGGCCGGCCGGTGCGTAGTGATGTGGGGATGACCGGCGAAGTGACACTGCGCGGCCGCGTCCTGCCCATCGGCGGGGTCAAGATGAAGGTGCTGGCCGCGCACCGCGCCGGGCTGACCACGATCATCTTGCCCAAGCGCAATGAGCGCGATCTGGAAGACCTGCCGGACGATGTGCGCCAGGCTATGACCTTTGTGCCGGTGGATCGGATTGATGAGGCGCTGGCCGTGGCGCTGTTGCCAGTGGAACGCTGA